One genomic window of Gossypium hirsutum isolate 1008001.06 chromosome D11, Gossypium_hirsutum_v2.1, whole genome shotgun sequence includes the following:
- the LOC107904536 gene encoding 60S ribosomal protein L9 has translation MKTILSSETMDIPDGVSIKVKAKVIEVEGPRGKLTRNFKHLNLDFHLIKDEETGKRKLRIEAWFGSRKTSAAIRTALSHVENLITGVTKGYRYKMRFVYAHFPINASITNGNKSIEIRNFLGEKKVRKVDMLEGVSIVRSEKVKDEIVLDGNDIELVSRSAALINQKCHVKNKDIRKFLDGIYVSEKGRVAEEE, from the exons ATGAAGACTATACTTTCCTCCGAGACAATGGACATCCCCGATGGGGTTAGCATTAAGGTCAAGGCTAAGGTGATCGAGGTTGAAGGTCCAAGGGGTAAGCTTACCCGCAACTTCAAGCACCTCAACCTTGATTTCCATCTCATCAAGGACGAAGAGACCGGCAAGCGTAAGCTCAGGATCGAGGCTTGGTTTGGCTCCAGGAAGACCAGCGCCGCCATCCGTACAGCTCTTAGCCACGTTGAGAACCTCATCACCGGTGTCACTAAAGGATACCGTTACAAGATGAGGTTCGTCTACGCTCACTTTCCGATTAACGCCTCCATCACTAATGGCAACAAGTCGATCGAGATCCGTAACTTCCTTGGCGAGAAGAAG GTCCGTAAGGTGGATATGTTGGAAGGTGTTTCCATTGTTCGATCCGAGAAGGTTAAGGATGAGATTGTTTTGGATGGTAATGACATCGAACTTGTATCCCGATCTGCAGCTTTGATAAACCAG AAATGCCATGTGAAGAACAAGGATATTAGAAAGTTCCTTGATGGTATCTATGTTAGTGAGAAGGGACGGGTCGCTGAAGAAGAATGA